One window from the genome of Kluyveromyces marxianus DMKU3-1042 DNA, complete genome, chromosome 3 encodes:
- the SDH3 gene encoding succinate dehydrogenase cytochrome b subunit SDH3 has product MFKSVLKPGIISGVRPSVLNVNTRLMMTNFVRGQSNIMAKKTTTAEEYELLVAQRKARPVSPHLTIYQPQLTWYLSSVHRVSGVLLGFAFYAITIGFGVSSLFGLGLNTENLVQFYNEKIPSWLDITAKVGCAYLFAFHFGNGIRHLIWDAGKELTLKGVYRTGYSVLALTAVLGSYLLTL; this is encoded by the coding sequence ATGTTCAAGAGTGTTTTGAAGCCAGGAATTATCAGCGGGGTCAGACCCAGCGTTTTGAATGTCAACACAAGATTGATGATGACCAACTTTGTTCGTGGTCAATCCAACATTATGGCCAAGAAGACAACCACTGCTGAAGAATACGAGCTACTTGTTGCTCAAAGAAAGGCCAGACCAGTGTCTCCACATTTGACTATCTACCAACCACAATTGACATGGTATTTGTCGTCCGTACACCGTGTTTCTGGTGTTCTTTTGGGTTTTGCATTCTATGCCATTACCATTGGGTTTGGTGTTTCGAGTTTGTTCGGTCTAGGTTTGAACACTGAGAACTTGGTTCAGTTCTACAACGAGAAGATCCCATCGTGGTTGGATATCACTGCCAAGGTTGGTTGTGCGTACCTATTTGCGTTCCATTTCGGTAACGGTATCAGACATTTGATCTGGGATGCCGGTAAGGAGTTGACTTTGAAGGGTGTTTACAGAACCGGGTACTCTGTTTTGGCATTGACTGCCGTGCTAGGTTCCTACTTGCTCACTTTGTGA